The Alteripontixanthobacter sp. genome has a window encoding:
- a CDS encoding LytTR family DNA-binding domain-containing protein codes for MTIKAIIVDDEKLAIQGLQLRLEPFEDVEIIDTCNNGREAIRKIKTAKPDLVFLDIQMPGFDGFSVVKGVMEIEPPLFVFVTAYQEHAIRAFEANAVNYLMKPVDEDKLADTIERVRVRLAEKRSSDEAEKLKNVLNDVAPDAAEEFAEGESTERYEKLINVKDRGQIFRVETDSIEHIEAAGDYMCIYTGDNSLILRETMKDLERRLDPRKFQRVHRSTIVNLDQVRQVKPHTNGECFLVLDSGAEVKVSRSYRDVVARFVH; via the coding sequence ATGACCATCAAAGCCATCATCGTCGACGATGAAAAACTCGCCATCCAGGGGCTGCAATTGCGGCTCGAGCCGTTCGAGGATGTCGAGATCATCGACACCTGCAACAATGGCCGCGAGGCGATCCGCAAGATCAAGACCGCCAAGCCGGACTTGGTTTTCCTCGACATCCAGATGCCCGGTTTCGACGGGTTCAGCGTGGTGAAGGGCGTGATGGAAATCGAACCGCCATTGTTCGTGTTCGTCACCGCCTATCAGGAACACGCGATCCGCGCCTTCGAGGCCAATGCGGTGAACTATCTGATGAAGCCGGTGGATGAGGACAAGCTGGCCGACACGATCGAGCGGGTGCGGGTGCGGCTGGCCGAAAAGCGCTCTTCCGACGAAGCGGAGAAGCTGAAAAACGTGCTCAACGATGTCGCGCCCGATGCGGCCGAGGAATTTGCCGAAGGCGAAAGCACCGAGCGTTACGAGAAGCTGATCAACGTGAAGGATCGCGGTCAGATTTTCCGGGTGGAGACCGATTCGATCGAACATATCGAGGCGGCGGGCGATTACATGTGCATCTATACCGGCGACAATTCGCTGATTCTGCGCGAGACGATGAAGGATCTCGAGCGCCGGCTGGACCCGCGCAAGTTCCAGCGCGTCCACCGCTCCACCATCGTCAATCTGGACCAGGTGCGGCAGGTGAAGCCGCACACCAATGGCGAATGTTTCCTGGTGCTCGACAGCGGCGCAGAGGTGAAGGTTTCGCGCAGCTACCGCGATGTCGTTGCGCGGTTCGTGCATTGA
- a CDS encoding histidine kinase, translating to MAMLPFKPTPFFANKNRAFWMLHIAGWTGALLLRAISGFVGGQDSAFLIIIAIEAVTGFSISLVLAVIFQRLFRLKPIVTWVSTALVLASGVALFTFIETWIISIIRPSFDGNFAALFISFIVWPLTLLGGWSALYFAINFFLQVEEQADRLIRLENQATSAQLAMLRYQLNPHFLFNTLNSISTLVLLKQTEPANAMLTRLSSFLRHTLETEPGGKVTLSQEIETLKLYLDIERMRFEERLRTEFHVDPRAAEACLPSMLLQPLIENAIKYAVGAQEEGARISLSAQLVGNRLRVSVSDTGPGLDTDTGPRSLPASITTSNLAGSSRHDSTGVGLANIRDRLAQAYGDDHLFEIRSPPDGGFTVIIELPYDTAESDNPALSRAALPANSGRASIEPRQSSPDPVADLRGTPFSAQTNAPAAPTVRTMEPKT from the coding sequence ATGGCCATGCTGCCCTTCAAGCCAACCCCGTTCTTCGCCAACAAGAACCGCGCGTTCTGGATGCTGCATATTGCGGGCTGGACCGGGGCGTTGCTGCTGCGCGCAATATCCGGCTTTGTCGGCGGGCAGGACAGCGCCTTCCTGATCATCATCGCGATCGAGGCGGTGACGGGCTTCTCGATCAGCCTGGTGCTGGCGGTGATTTTCCAGCGATTGTTCCGCCTGAAGCCGATCGTCACCTGGGTCAGCACCGCCCTGGTGCTCGCCAGCGGGGTGGCGCTGTTCACCTTTATCGAGACGTGGATCATCTCGATCATCCGGCCCAGCTTCGATGGCAATTTCGCTGCATTGTTCATCAGTTTCATCGTCTGGCCGCTCACCCTGCTGGGCGGCTGGTCAGCGCTGTATTTCGCGATCAATTTCTTCCTCCAGGTGGAAGAACAGGCCGACCGGCTGATCCGGCTGGAGAACCAGGCGACCAGTGCGCAGCTGGCAATGCTGCGCTACCAGCTCAACCCGCATTTCCTGTTCAACACGCTCAATTCGATCAGCACGCTGGTGCTGCTGAAACAGACCGAGCCGGCCAATGCCATGCTGACCCGGCTATCCTCCTTCCTGCGCCACACGCTGGAGACGGAGCCTGGGGGCAAGGTCACCCTGTCGCAGGAGATCGAGACGCTGAAGCTGTATCTCGATATCGAACGGATGCGGTTCGAAGAGCGGCTGCGCACCGAATTCCATGTCGATCCGCGCGCGGCGGAGGCGTGTTTGCCCTCCATGCTGCTTCAACCACTGATCGAAAACGCCATCAAATATGCGGTTGGTGCGCAGGAAGAAGGGGCGCGCATCTCCCTCTCGGCCCAACTGGTCGGTAACCGGCTGCGCGTCAGCGTATCGGATACCGGGCCGGGGCTGGACACCGATACCGGGCCCAGAAGCCTGCCCGCCTCGATCACCACCAGCAATCTGGCGGGCTCCAGCCGCCATGATTCCACCGGTGTCGGCCTGGCCAATATTCGCGACCGGCTTGCACAGGCCTATGGTGACGACCATCTGTTTGAAATCCGCAGTCCGCCCGATGGCGGGTTTACCGTGATTATCGAATTGCCATACGACACCGCCGAATCCGATAACCCTGCGCTGTCACGCGCTGCCCTTCCCGCAAATTCGGGCCGCGCCAGTATAGAGCCACGGCAATCTTCCCCCGATCCGGTGGCCGATTTGCGCGGAACGCCGTTTTCCGCCCAGACCAATGCGCCCGCTGCGCCTACCGTCCGCACCATGGAGCCAAAGACATGA
- a CDS encoding HD domain-containing protein has product MDVSTQTAHGAAEQARSRAAFRNMKEGTKQDWDTISTQFRAFAKDLPDRVLTHLKLLDGDFGGFPVCRLEHSLQTATRAHRDGRPETYVVMALLHDIGDTLGTYNHPDIAAAMLKPFVSEEEHWICQHHGAFQGYYFFHHIGQDQNLRDRFADSPYFDACAEFCEKYDQAAFDPDYDSKPLEFFEPMVRRVLAKPINSIYAKAAEEPVQE; this is encoded by the coding sequence ATGGATGTCAGCACGCAAACGGCACATGGCGCAGCAGAGCAGGCGCGATCGCGCGCCGCGTTTCGCAACATGAAAGAGGGCACGAAGCAGGATTGGGACACGATCAGCACCCAGTTCCGCGCTTTTGCCAAGGATTTGCCCGACCGTGTGCTCACTCATCTCAAGCTGCTCGACGGCGATTTCGGCGGGTTTCCGGTCTGCCGGCTGGAACATTCGTTGCAAACCGCCACAAGGGCACACCGCGACGGGCGGCCCGAAACCTATGTGGTGATGGCGCTGCTCCACGATATCGGCGATACTCTGGGCACCTATAACCACCCCGATATTGCCGCCGCCATGCTCAAGCCCTTCGTGAGCGAGGAGGAACACTGGATCTGCCAGCATCACGGCGCCTTCCAGGGGTATTATTTCTTTCATCACATCGGGCAGGACCAGAACCTGCGCGACCGCTTCGCAGACAGTCCCTATTTCGATGCCTGTGCGGAATTCTGCGAAAAGTACGATCAGGCCGCGTTCGATCCCGATTATGACAGCAAGCCGCTGGAGTTCTTCGAGCCGATGGTGCGGCGCGTTCTGGCAAAGCCAATTAACTCGATCTACGCCAAGGCGGCAGAGGAACCTGTGCAGGAATAG
- a CDS encoding DsbA family protein yields MTLKQSLLTALIALAAGFAGAGLWSMAGLDDTQTRKYLLENPQILPEMVAAYERGESQAKLAEVADGVSEPFPGAVLGNPEGSVTLVEFSDYNCTYCRASLPHVKQLIADNPDLRVVLREWPIFDGSEDAARMALAAAKQGKFAAFHDAMFEIGSSSAAGIEAAATRAGLDLERAQNDAGSDDITAELARNQQLARSIGFTGTPSWIAGDQVIEGAVGPARLAEALDSGESS; encoded by the coding sequence ATGACTCTCAAACAATCGCTTCTCACCGCGCTGATCGCGCTTGCCGCCGGTTTTGCCGGGGCTGGCCTGTGGTCGATGGCCGGGCTGGACGATACGCAAACCCGCAAATATCTCCTTGAAAACCCGCAGATCCTGCCAGAAATGGTGGCCGCGTATGAGCGGGGCGAATCGCAAGCGAAGCTGGCCGAAGTGGCGGATGGGGTGAGCGAGCCGTTTCCCGGCGCGGTGCTGGGCAACCCCGAAGGCTCGGTCACGCTGGTCGAGTTCAGCGATTACAATTGCACCTACTGCCGCGCCAGCCTGCCGCATGTGAAGCAGCTGATCGCGGATAACCCCGATCTGCGCGTCGTATTGCGCGAATGGCCCATTTTCGATGGCAGCGAAGATGCTGCGCGCATGGCGCTGGCGGCTGCGAAACAGGGTAAGTTCGCCGCGTTTCACGATGCTATGTTCGAAATCGGCTCATCCAGCGCGGCAGGTATCGAAGCAGCCGCCACCCGCGCCGGGCTGGACCTGGAGCGAGCGCAAAACGACGCCGGATCCGATGACATCACGGCAGAGCTGGCGCGCAACCAGCAACTCGCCCGCTCCATTGGCTTTACCGGCACGCCCAGCTGGATTGCGGGCGATCAGGTAATCGAAGGCGCGGTGGGACCGGCGCGTCTGGCCGAAGCGCTGGATAGCGGGGAAAGCTCGTGA
- a CDS encoding M48 family metalloprotease: protein MRAFSRLATHALALLALIALTTQPAAAQSILRDAETEALLDDMAAPLVEAAGLEPDNVEMVLIGDRSINAFVAGGQAVYIHSGLIEAADTANEVQGVIAHELGHITGGHVIRGSEAAGAATNISIISMVLAAAAAAAGAGDAAMGVMMAGQRAALGKYLAFSRVQEASADAAGAQYLSDAGISGRGSLTFFGKLQNLEYRYGVSQADDAQFTRTHPLSGDRIALLRETYEVDPAWETPEDAALQARFERVKGKLHGYMADPARTLREYPKADTSVPARYARAYAYHKDALIEDALLETEALIAADPNDPYFLELKGQVLLESGRPEEALKPLRQATDLTNNHPLIAGIFGHALIATEDEANFAEAEEVLRAAVGRDRRNPFAWYQLGVVYAARGDDARARLASAEQQVMGREYSLALRSATAAEQALPFGSPDWLRAQDIAMQARAELERQRDRR from the coding sequence ATGCGCGCATTCTCCAGATTAGCCACTCATGCATTGGCGCTGCTCGCGCTGATCGCTCTCACCACGCAGCCTGCCGCAGCACAATCGATCCTGCGGGATGCGGAGACCGAGGCGCTGCTCGACGACATGGCGGCGCCATTGGTGGAGGCTGCGGGGCTGGAGCCGGACAATGTGGAGATGGTGCTGATCGGCGATCGCTCGATCAACGCCTTCGTCGCTGGCGGACAGGCGGTCTATATCCATAGCGGCCTGATCGAGGCGGCCGATACGGCCAATGAAGTTCAGGGCGTGATCGCGCATGAGCTGGGCCACATCACCGGTGGGCACGTGATCCGCGGCTCCGAAGCGGCGGGCGCGGCGACTAACATCTCGATCATCTCGATGGTGCTGGCCGCAGCCGCTGCCGCCGCCGGGGCAGGCGATGCCGCAATGGGCGTGATGATGGCAGGCCAGCGCGCCGCGCTCGGCAAGTATCTTGCATTCAGCCGCGTTCAGGAAGCCAGCGCGGATGCCGCCGGGGCACAATATCTGTCCGATGCCGGCATTTCGGGCCGGGGTTCGCTGACCTTCTTCGGCAAGTTGCAGAACCTTGAATATCGCTACGGCGTGTCGCAGGCCGACGATGCGCAATTCACCCGCACCCATCCGCTGTCGGGGGACCGGATTGCGCTGCTGCGCGAAACTTACGAAGTCGATCCGGCCTGGGAAACGCCGGAAGATGCCGCGCTGCAGGCCCGGTTCGAACGGGTGAAGGGCAAGCTGCACGGCTATATGGCCGATCCCGCGCGGACCCTGCGCGAATATCCCAAGGCCGATACCAGCGTGCCCGCGCGTTATGCCCGCGCCTATGCCTATCACAAGGACGCTCTGATCGAAGATGCGCTGTTGGAAACCGAGGCGTTGATCGCCGCCGATCCGAACGATCCCTATTTCCTCGAGCTCAAGGGCCAGGTGCTGCTCGAATCGGGCCGCCCGGAAGAGGCGCTGAAGCCGCTGCGCCAGGCGACCGACCTCACCAACAACCACCCGCTGATCGCCGGGATTTTCGGCCACGCGCTTATCGCGACCGAGGATGAAGCCAATTTTGCCGAGGCGGAGGAAGTGCTGCGCGCCGCGGTGGGCCGCGACCGGCGCAATCCCTTCGCCTGGTATCAGCTGGGCGTGGTCTATGCCGCACGCGGAGACGACGCTCGCGCCCGCCTCGCCAGCGCCGAACAGCAAGTGATGGGCCGCGAATATTCGCTCGCCCTGCGCAGCGCGACCGCGGCGGAACAGGCGCTGCCCTTCGGTTCGCCCGATTGGCTGCGCGCGCAGGATATCGCCATGCAGGCACGCGCGGAACTTGAACGCCAGCGCGACCGGCGATAG
- a CDS encoding alpha/beta hydrolase, which produces MTWTAIIAAVLVLAGIGLWRWAAANDSVATLDAVDGLFTKGDAEVVAGPVAIGDGDEQVLYVMRASGDHIDRKMPVLVWIHGGAWRDGDPKDYAFMGRNFAPEGFVVVNAGYRKGAGGGEYPAMLEDGAAALRWVVENIANYGGDAERIYLMGHSAGAYNAVMLGLDRQWLGREGLPDDTIDGVVGLAGPYDFLPLDKESTIRTFGAQENLDATQPVNFVRADAPPMLLVHGSEDEVVNPRHSKALEAAQRAVGGEALSIELKGLNHADLVMRLARPFSRETRTKDAVLGWLQARVTAEDVPEPSPAVQPPAR; this is translated from the coding sequence ATGACATGGACCGCTATCATCGCTGCAGTGCTGGTGCTGGCCGGGATCGGTCTGTGGCGCTGGGCCGCGGCCAATGATTCGGTCGCCACGCTGGATGCCGTCGACGGCCTGTTTACCAAAGGCGATGCGGAAGTCGTCGCGGGACCGGTGGCCATCGGCGATGGCGACGAGCAGGTGCTCTATGTCATGCGCGCATCGGGCGACCATATCGATCGCAAAATGCCGGTGCTGGTGTGGATTCACGGCGGTGCATGGCGCGATGGCGACCCCAAGGATTATGCATTCATGGGCCGCAACTTCGCGCCGGAGGGGTTCGTTGTGGTCAATGCCGGATACCGAAAGGGAGCGGGTGGCGGCGAATATCCCGCCATGCTGGAGGACGGCGCGGCGGCTTTGCGCTGGGTTGTCGAAAATATCGCCAACTACGGCGGCGATGCGGAGCGAATTTACCTGATGGGCCACTCGGCAGGCGCATATAATGCCGTAATGCTGGGGCTGGACCGGCAATGGCTGGGCCGCGAGGGCTTGCCGGACGATACGATCGACGGCGTGGTCGGCCTTGCCGGACCCTATGATTTCCTGCCGCTCGATAAGGAAAGCACCATCCGCACCTTCGGCGCGCAGGAAAATCTGGACGCCACCCAGCCGGTGAATTTCGTGCGCGCGGATGCGCCGCCGATGCTGCTGGTTCATGGCAGCGAAGACGAGGTTGTGAACCCGCGCCATTCAAAAGCGCTGGAAGCGGCGCAGCGCGCGGTCGGCGGCGAGGCGCTGAGCATCGAGCTTAAGGGCCTGAACCATGCCGATCTCGTCATGAGGCTCGCCCGTCCGTTCAGCCGCGAAACGCGGACCAAGGATGCCGTTCTCGGCTGGCTGCAGGCGCGTGTAACAGCCGAGGACGTGCCGGAGCCTTCACCAGCGGTTCAGCCCCCCGCGCGTTAA